The DNA segment TATTAACAATCTTTTATTCTGCACAAACCACTTTAAAATATCGCATACCTTACATGGAAgccaaaatgttaaaaaaagtaaataagtatgttttctttgtttatagGTTTTCTGTGTTcctataaatacttatatatatatatatatacatatatatatatatatacgtatatatatatatatatatatatatattagtataaagtTAATATGCTTAGAAGTACTaccaaatttaaatacaatgttaAAAAGAATTGATTTTGCTCCATTTTATCCAATCAGGAATCTACCCACATTGCAACAATAGTTTAGTACTTGTCTAccaattataatagaatattacacaaagaataaaaaaatagcttgtCCACTTTTTCTTTAGAAAACCTATGAAGTTGCCAGGTACAAACAGGTAAAAATGCATTATTAATATCATcagttatttaattgatttttttttatgaattaaaaggTTATTTTTTCCCTATTCAACAGTATTTGGTTGCCTTGTCAAAAGTGTGTCACATCCATGGTTGCCTTACGAAAAGTTGTATGAAACATTATCGAAGTATTTGCTTCTTCATGTTGGcataaataatctttttcttCATGCTTCACGACGTGGTTCCCTACTTTATGCCGGCGTCTGCCAGATTTCCGCCCATTTCCGGATTGAGATTACACATCTGCGTTTTTATAACAAAGGAAAAGTCAAGCCACGGGACAAGGTTTCATCGATTACTACCTGTAAaactagtgacaataatcggatTTCTATATAAATAGCAGTTGACGTTAACGCTATCGAATACCTACGTAAAACTCAGGAGGTACACCGTTTTTTCTAAACTTCAACTTTACGTTCAATTGTCTCGCTTCTTATGTTGACCTCATATAGATGGCCTACCCTCGATAGGCGTAGCGTAgcacatatatgtattaagttTAACAACGTTATATTCacctaagggtccgttcacacagaccggctcggagagcatcggcctgcttttttcttttcacacagaccgggtcgtatacgcttggaattggccggagcggagccgccaactatttcacatcgaccggctggaagagatctgaaagcgggtgcgagcgagaaagagcacgcaagcggagccggtcggctccttttattacttcacacgaagcgcgttcaggcatttttaatgacaaaaaaggtgcaaatgcaaaaataaactttactacaatcactcaaaacactgtttccaacgtgataaaaatctgctctcctctccgagccggtctgtgtgaacggacccttatcctcaaattttctaaataagtaATCTGTTATTCCAGTAGGCGAatgatagttattttaattacatttaataataataataaataactttattcaccaaaaagaaacaaagacgaaaagaaaattaaggtacaaaaccataaaaaaagagttaacaatatcatatttcataatttgttcttttcagtctacgccttgtacatatgctgccaacacaaacgctacattcagtgcagtaaaaggtaaaagaagataaaattacttaaataataaaagttcatacaattttataacacacccaataggctaaaataaaaaaaaaaaacttgcaagtattactaaaacagtgaggttttttgtttggtaaattctagaaaaaggaaaatatttcatattgaataaaaaaatgaaaataaaataataatatttaaaatgtttaaacaaatagagatatatgttttaataaataacaattaaatatttaagtttagttacacacatttgtccGGGCACATTGCGTCTTTTGCATAGATAAAAGCCATTGCTTGCAttgtgccttaaacttatttCAAGATGTACTGTTCTTAATCGGAGGTGGGATATCGTTCCAACACTTAGAAGCAGCGAAACGAAAGCTACCTAAATAAAGCTAAATGCTTGCAAATGTGGTCTAGGCAGTACTAGTCGCGGAACTCGGCTCAATCTACAATTGGATTCATTTGTTTCAGACCATTTAAGTTTATCCGCCAAATAATTGggaattttacgatattttaaggtgaaagtgatattatttaatttaagtgtacagcgatttttcatatttaatatattcttggaatttaaataaggtgtaatatgcgaatatcgaggtatattttaaggtatatttagtgttttttttatcaaatgaaatattaaatcttcCTGTACGACTAGTATAACCGCTAATAATCCTATTTTTGTATTGCCAACTATGTTGCCAACCTTGGCAAAACAAAAAACAGCAAATCCAGCTTAAGAAAACAgcagaaaacaataaaattgtaactacttaaaatgtttgtttatcgAATTATGTAGTAATGTAGTAAATGCAATTATCTACTGTTTGATTTAACATAAATTGCTTACAGCTAAAAAATTACgagattattaagaaaatacaaaaagtagaattattatttcaaatattcatacaaaaaatcactcatcattattaaaatgtttttttcccataaaatatacaaaattacacgAAACACTTTGTTCGTCGGCTAAATCAAACAAGCAATGTTTGATAGAACCCGGTTTTACTTTCCAAACAGAAAAAACAGATAACTACCTAAATTTACAGTTCATACATGTAACAAGGATTGTTACATGTATGAACTGTAAATTTAGCTGTTCTTTTTTGCTATCTGTCAATGGCACTGCGTAAATGATTGGGGAATCCCTTGAGCGCGTAGTTCCATAATCTGAGGAAATTTGATCTTTGAAGTAAACGCGCGACACatgcaaaaaaatatcttagttGCTTTGAGTTAAGGATTATTTTggtttaacatattatatattactcatTGCGTTTTAAGCTTAGATTTAATACCGATACATACCCCCAAAAACAGTAGAAATTTGtgctaaaacaaaaaacaggGATGTCTTATTGAAAACAGTAAATCTACAGCAAGATTGGCAGCACAGATTGTCAATGCCATCTTATTAGGAATGTttcaatgacattttttttctcgAAAACAGCAACACCTTTCCGCATTTAATTCTAACGAAATTGTTTATTAGCTATAAACAgcttaagtttataataaaatctgtaTATACTgttgttttacataaatttaacttttgccagattaatattagttttgtaataaaaaaaacactatttaaacaaacattgaCGCAAGTTAAGTTTAAGttagctaaataaatatttaaataaataacaataagcgGTGAATCTTAATTTTAGAaacatgaattaattattacctTATATTCCGAAcaaaatttctttgttttaaaatatctatatttatgtcTAATAGAATCGAATGTTCAATCTTCATAATTGTATTGTtactcgtagacagagaaactaatagaccaagggTGAAGGGACCGTGAAAGTCATGAAGCCGCGATTGTGATTtaagacagagatagtttgccAATGGGTgcatataatgttgccatagtaactgcatccTTGTTTTGGtggataaataaatttcaggattaaatttaaacaaaacgaggtttgtaaaattatactttttaatatttattatgcatttttttaatttttttttccaactACACGCAAAAACCGCtccattgtttatttttgtttccgttatcaatagtgcttcagcatctttatatgatATCAAGGATTTGATTAAGTTCTGGAATATTATCtgttaatttagtattttgttttattaggcacctatttatttgcattaaaaatacGTGATAGtacgcttttttttaatttgcagtCGCAAATAACGATAAGCTGTGAATCTTATATTTTAGAAACATGAATGATGACAAAAATCTTTTAGGTTTTTTAAGACATTaaggataataattatatatcatgtgctgccagcgtcagctaaaaaatgtcccgattttcgatgAAAAATCCGTGCCGTTtttcatacatataatttatacaaattacaatataatattattagttattaaataatgtctcgtattattaaaaagtttatgaaTAATGCCATCGAGACACAGTAGATCATCACAGTTAAGTTAAAATGTTATACAGAGTGGAAAATGGTAATggttcgtattttttatttacttgtgtACTTGcttgtaaataaatcaaattgcaatttgttttgtttaggtTGACATTTGAATCCGTAATGATTAgaggttatttttattatgacctTTTATATCAGATAGTACTTTCTATTGAACGTGTAAAatagttacaatattttaattgtataacgCAATTTGATAAAAAGAACTTTATTTGCAATATTCATAGCATATTAAACTTCAAAACTACTTGCATTCCTTTggtttattatagataaaaattaaacaatttttttcaaaagtgTATAATATGAAGAGAATCAGTAAGATTCTTAATAATGTTCAATCAAATATACTAACTTGGGGTAATCCATTTAGCGACAATGGACAAGATGTAGTTATTTGTATAACAGGAAATCCAGGACTGACTGAGTTTTACATAGATTTTGGTTCAGAATTGTACAGAAGTTTACAGTTGCCTGTATGTGTATTAGGTAAGTACCTATAATTATTTTGGTGTAAAGTAACAATCTGAATATGTGTAGGtacttactaaaaatattgtaaatgtatttttaccgtTACAGATTGTATGAAtgcaatttatttgtattttttaggtCATGCAGGTCATGAAGGCAATTGTTATAACAAATCAAATGAATCAAAAAATGATCTGACTTTATTTGATTTGCAAGGTCAACTTCAACACAAATTGGATTTTATAGAAAATCATGTTAGTCAAACCAGTAAGATACATCTCGTTGGACATTCCATTGGTGCTTGGatgattattgaattattacagAAGAATGATAAATTAATGGACAAAGTTTTATctgttaatttattgtttccTACATTGCAAAGAATGGCTGAATCCAGAAAtggtatatttgttaataatgtttttagaaaatttaattggtttatattgtttttatgtaaattgttatATGTACTTCCAACATTGGTATTtcgttatattgtttatttatatttaatggctACCTCAATgccatattattattgtgatacAATCATGCAATTAGTTGATCCTTCAGTGattgaaaaggttttttttatggcTTTTGATGAAATGGACACAGTTAAAAAACTGAACAGAGAAGGCCTAAACAAAATCAAACATATGACCAATGTAATATATGGGAATAAAGATAACTGGGCACCATTAGAATATATGGAGGACATAAAAAAGTATCAACCTTACATTCAAATGACTGAGACACACAACATAGAACATGCTTTTGTTATAAAGTCATCTGAGTGTGTTGCTGATATGGTagcaagttttattaaatctaaaggcattaaaaaaagttaaaatatgtgcacttaaatttattaaaataattgcaatacatattttttaattgtttatatatatcaatattaataaaaaaccataTGTGACAAAATCATCTTTTGCAACCATCACATCGAATATGATTGAGTTtggtttaacaaatatttttattgtaataatattataagtagagtattttatttagtttacaaATGTTACAAttgaaatactaatattttgaattatgaaaaagttaattaaacaagtatggtatgtattttaaaacatagtAAATGCTCAATATACTCTTAAATTGGCATTTATGTAACTGCAAGAATTTGATCTCTTGATAACTCAGATACTTAATGATTATCAtatggaatattatttattgtttacgtAATTGGACCATATTCATTGAATGTATGAAAGCTTGACCTTTGATAATTGCATCAAGTTTTAACTC comes from the Nymphalis io chromosome 1, ilAglIoxx1.1, whole genome shotgun sequence genome and includes:
- the LOC126778059 gene encoding lipid droplet-associated hydrolase → MKRISKILNNVQSNILTWGNPFSDNGQDVVICITGNPGLTEFYIDFGSELYRSLQLPVCVLGHAGHEGNCYNKSNESKNDLTLFDLQGQLQHKLDFIENHVSQTSKIHLVGHSIGAWMIIELLQKNDKLMDKVLSVNLLFPTLQRMAESRNGIFVNNVFRKFNWFILFLCKLLYVLPTLVFRYIVYLYLMATSMPYYYCDTIMQLVDPSVIEKVFFMAFDEMDTVKKLNREGLNKIKHMTNVIYGNKDNWAPLEYMEDIKKYQPYIQMTETHNIEHAFVIKSSECVADMVASFIKSKGIKKS